The proteins below are encoded in one region of Amycolatopsis magusensis:
- a CDS encoding ROK family protein, producing the protein MLTRDDRSSAGHLLWLVRTGRATTRAELQEHTGLARSTVGHRLDALRAAGFLRSGGVGGSTGGRPPVKLEFNDRHGVVLTADLGATHARLGVFDLAGTSLAESLTPLRIADGPAPVLDWVEGELTALVERAGLRRGDVRGIGVSVPGPVEFETGTVREPPIMPGWDGFPVSRHLGRRWGVPVLVDNDANAMAFGEHMSRSPDCPSLVLVKVSTGIGAGLVLGGQLYRGIDGGAGDLGHIRVDASSQARCMCGAQGCLAALASGGALAERLTASGVPAASSRDFVEQVAAGSPAAAALAREAGQLVGEVLSTVVCLVNPQVLVLAGDLAETQFVTGVRELLYQRALPRATRNLKVVTSDLGDRAGVLGLRAMVVESVYSPEAVDRVLDGAATAP; encoded by the coding sequence GTGCTGACAAGGGATGACCGCTCGTCCGCCGGCCACCTGCTGTGGCTCGTGCGGACCGGCCGGGCGACCACGCGCGCGGAGCTGCAGGAACACACCGGACTCGCGCGGTCCACCGTGGGGCACCGGCTGGACGCGTTGCGGGCGGCCGGCTTCCTGCGCAGCGGCGGGGTGGGCGGGTCCACCGGCGGGCGGCCGCCGGTGAAGCTGGAGTTCAACGACCGCCACGGCGTGGTGCTCACCGCCGACCTGGGCGCCACGCACGCCCGGCTCGGCGTGTTCGACCTCGCCGGGACGTCGCTGGCGGAGTCGCTGACGCCGCTGCGGATCGCCGACGGTCCGGCGCCGGTGCTGGACTGGGTCGAAGGCGAGCTGACGGCGCTGGTGGAGCGGGCCGGGCTGCGCCGTGGTGACGTGCGCGGCATCGGGGTGAGCGTGCCCGGGCCGGTCGAGTTCGAGACCGGCACGGTCCGCGAGCCGCCGATCATGCCGGGCTGGGACGGTTTCCCGGTCTCCCGGCACCTCGGGCGCCGCTGGGGCGTGCCGGTGCTGGTGGACAACGACGCCAACGCGATGGCCTTCGGCGAGCACATGAGCCGGTCGCCGGACTGCCCGTCGCTGGTGCTGGTGAAGGTCTCCACCGGTATCGGCGCGGGCCTGGTGCTCGGCGGCCAGCTCTACCGCGGGATCGACGGCGGCGCGGGCGACCTCGGGCACATCCGGGTCGACGCGTCCTCCCAGGCGCGGTGCATGTGCGGGGCGCAGGGCTGCCTGGCGGCGCTGGCCAGCGGTGGCGCGCTCGCCGAGCGGCTGACCGCTTCGGGCGTGCCCGCGGCGTCGAGCCGGGACTTCGTCGAGCAGGTGGCGGCGGGCTCGCCGGCGGCCGCGGCGCTGGCCAGGGAAGCCGGTCAGCTGGTGGGCGAGGTGCTGAGCACGGTGGTGTGCCTGGTCAACCCGCAGGTGCTGGTGCTGGCCGGGGACCTCGCCGAGACGCAGTTCGTCACCGGTGTGCGCGAGCTGCTCTACCAGCGGGCGCTGCCCAGGGCCACGCGGAACCTGAAGGTGGTGACCAGCGACCTCGGCGACCGGGCCGGGGTGCTGGGCCTGCGCGCGATGGTGGTCGAGTCGGTGTACTCACCTGAAGCGGTGGACCGCGTGCTGGACGGGGCCGCCACCGCGCCTTGA
- a CDS encoding acyl-CoA synthetase, whose protein sequence is MPSAFTPQTTEAIARARRHSVGDLVRRTALRYPDKLAVVSGDRRVSFAEFDAAVNRCAHTLAARGLAKGDRLALLSHNCWEFAVLVFATAKLGVVLVPVNFMLGAAEVAYILRHAGVSGMVAEAALVGTANEALASAELDDVPRARISAGGTHDEPGWEEVTDWIEEPGDVSAPDVVVGDDDPLRLMYTSGTESRPKGVMLSSRSLLAQYVSCAIDGSMSADDVEVHSLPLYHCAQLDCFFSVDVYLGATSVILPGPDPAALLAAVERERATKLFAPPTVWISLLRHEDFDRTDLSSLRKGYYGASPMPVEVLRELRERLPEVEFWNFYGQTEMAPLATILRPHEQLPKAGSAGRPSINVETAIVDEQDNPLPPGEIGEIVHRSPHATLGYYDDEEKTAEAFRGGWFHSGDLGVLDADGYLSVVDRKKDMIKTGGENVASREVEEAIYLLDGVAEVAVFGISHPHWIEAVTAVVVPREGVTLTEEQVLAHVRGHLAGYKCPKYVVFAGALPKNPSGKILKRALRAQHAALGEKS, encoded by the coding sequence ATGCCCAGTGCCTTCACCCCGCAGACCACCGAAGCCATCGCCCGCGCCCGCCGGCACTCCGTCGGGGACCTGGTGCGGCGCACCGCGCTGCGGTACCCGGACAAGCTCGCGGTGGTCTCCGGCGATCGGCGGGTGAGCTTCGCCGAGTTCGACGCCGCGGTGAACCGCTGCGCGCACACGCTGGCCGCCCGCGGGCTGGCCAAGGGCGACCGGCTGGCGCTGCTGAGCCACAACTGCTGGGAGTTCGCGGTACTGGTGTTCGCCACCGCCAAACTCGGCGTGGTCCTCGTTCCGGTGAACTTCATGCTGGGCGCGGCGGAGGTCGCCTACATCCTGCGCCACGCCGGGGTCAGCGGCATGGTCGCCGAGGCGGCGCTGGTCGGCACGGCGAACGAGGCGCTGGCCTCGGCCGAGCTCGACGATGTGCCGCGCGCCCGCATCTCGGCGGGCGGCACGCACGACGAACCCGGCTGGGAAGAGGTCACCGACTGGATCGAGGAGCCGGGGGACGTCAGCGCGCCCGACGTGGTGGTCGGCGACGACGACCCGTTGCGCCTGATGTACACCTCGGGCACCGAGTCGCGGCCGAAGGGCGTGATGCTGTCGAGCCGGTCGCTGCTGGCGCAGTACGTCTCGTGCGCGATCGACGGCAGCATGAGCGCGGACGACGTCGAGGTGCACTCGCTGCCGCTGTACCACTGCGCGCAACTGGACTGCTTCTTCTCCGTCGACGTCTACCTCGGCGCGACCAGCGTGATCCTGCCCGGCCCGGACCCGGCGGCGCTGCTCGCCGCGGTCGAGCGGGAGCGGGCGACCAAGCTGTTCGCGCCGCCGACGGTGTGGATTTCCCTGCTGCGGCACGAGGACTTCGACCGCACCGACCTGTCCAGCCTGCGCAAGGGCTACTACGGCGCGTCGCCGATGCCGGTGGAGGTGCTACGCGAACTGCGGGAGCGGCTGCCCGAGGTGGAGTTCTGGAACTTTTACGGGCAGACGGAAATGGCGCCGCTGGCCACGATCCTGCGGCCGCACGAGCAGCTGCCGAAGGCCGGCTCGGCCGGGCGTCCGTCGATCAACGTGGAGACCGCGATCGTGGACGAGCAGGACAACCCGCTGCCACCGGGCGAAATCGGCGAGATCGTGCACCGGAGTCCACACGCGACACTCGGGTACTACGACGACGAGGAGAAGACGGCCGAGGCCTTCCGCGGTGGCTGGTTCCACTCCGGTGACCTCGGTGTGCTCGACGCCGACGGTTACCTCTCCGTGGTCGACCGGAAGAAGGACATGATCAAGACCGGCGGCGAGAACGTGGCCAGCCGGGAGGTCGAGGAGGCCATCTACCTGCTGGACGGCGTGGCGGAGGTGGCGGTGTTCGGCATCAGCCACCCGCACTGGATCGAAGCGGTGACGGCGGTGGTGGTGCCGCGCGAGGGCGTGACGCTGACCGAGGAGCAGGTGCTCGCGCACGTCCGCGGCCACCTGGCGGGCTACAAGTGCCCCAAGTACGTGGTCTTCGCCGGCGCGCTGCCGAAGAACCCCAGCGGCAAGATCCTCAAGCGCGCGCTGCGAGCCCAGCACGCCGCCCTCGGTGAGAAGTCCTGA
- a CDS encoding DUF1801 domain-containing protein codes for MAEADELTALVASADARLETATKWGRLTFTLGGDWHHWLCAIATPKSGVRLVFHKGVLLADPAGLLTGSGRYVRELTASTALAHPEEVRALVREAIAHQTELLD; via the coding sequence ATGGCAGAAGCGGACGAACTGACCGCCCTGGTCGCGTCGGCCGACGCGCGACTGGAGACGGCGACGAAATGGGGGCGGCTCACCTTCACCCTGGGCGGTGACTGGCACCACTGGCTCTGCGCCATCGCCACGCCGAAGAGCGGGGTGCGCCTGGTCTTCCACAAGGGCGTGCTGCTGGCCGACCCGGCCGGGCTGCTCACCGGCTCGGGCCGGTACGTCCGGGAGCTGACGGCGAGCACGGCGCTGGCGCACCCCGAGGAGGTGCGTGCCCTGGTGCGCGAGGCCATCGCGCACCAGACGGAACTACTGGACTAG
- a CDS encoding NUDIX domain-containing protein, whose translation MGGTAEKHLVYCWIERDGAALFLRRADGTFHGGRWELPGGTVEPGEPMESAAVREAAEETGLVVRVTAERSRHTWMDVTGRDLRVHARIYEVADGTGDVVLNPGEHQEYAWLTPERAADLDLLPYVRETLTP comes from the coding sequence ATGGGCGGGACGGCGGAGAAGCACCTGGTGTACTGCTGGATCGAGCGCGACGGCGCGGCGTTGTTCCTCCGCCGAGCCGACGGCACCTTCCACGGCGGCCGCTGGGAACTACCCGGCGGCACGGTCGAGCCCGGCGAGCCGATGGAGAGCGCCGCCGTGCGCGAGGCCGCCGAGGAGACCGGGTTGGTCGTCCGGGTCACCGCGGAACGCAGCCGCCACACCTGGATGGACGTCACCGGCCGCGATCTCCGGGTGCACGCCCGGATCTACGAGGTCGCCGACGGTACCGGCGACGTAGTGCTCAACCCCGGCGAGCACCAGGAGTACGCCTGGCTGACGCCCGAGCGCGCCGCCGACCTCGACCTCCTGCCGTACGTGCGCGAGACGCTCACTCCATGA
- a CDS encoding AfsR/SARP family transcriptional regulator, with translation MEFRILGPVRVRAGDRPVPTAGPRQERVLAALLLAAGRVVPVERLVDVVWDGEPPATATRQVRNVTTALRRTLLDAGFADDVLTAEGPGFVLRPPAFDLREFEAHAERGEYREALACWRGPALAGVAGAALEGEVARLEEHRLSTVELCLAGELADGEDVVAELTALVLEHPLREGFTGLLMRALHQRGRQADALRVYQATRRRLVDELGVEPGPRLRSLHEQVLREPPKDPAGPCYLPFDLPDFTGRQHEVDRLVSLLPEGAPVVVDGMAGVGKTALAVRAAHLAASAFGDGQLFVDLHGFTPGRAPLSPETALEALLVQLGVPANRHPDGLDRRAALWRARTAGRKLLVLLDNALNEDQVRPLLPGTGTVAVLATSRRHLTALDGAVPISVDILPPSAASALFTAVSGRQDAGVAKRCGYLPLAIRIAAARLRHRPQWTVEELAERLGSEHDRLAELRAGSRDVAAAFSLSYEDLPLVQRRMFRLLGGHPGTVLTTGAAAAMAGLSERDAGRLLEDLLDAHLLTQHSRGGYGFHDLLAEHARGLADPDEAAVARSRLLDYYRDGGDERWYAGETRNLVAVTEHALAHERYDHAWRIAEHTTAHLQQRGRRDEFLTVARAGNTAARRLGDPDAIQCSLGYLADAYWESGELGAAMACAEERLDLARSAVDRAAALSRLGALHGMFSRYDKAFACYRDALLLASADESLTSLILANVSHNEVMLGRLDDALASARRATEIRLRNGDERGAVLSAAQEAVVLSHLGRSEEALSLAERSVRAAVELAYPFGEAWSRIDYADVLLAAELPAQAREQAERACGILAELNHPLLLAMAANSFGAACRGTGDPEAALRHHRLARDTARRIGYLAQESRADHGIALLME, from the coding sequence ATGGAGTTTCGGATACTGGGGCCGGTGCGGGTGCGTGCCGGGGACCGGCCGGTGCCGACGGCCGGACCGCGTCAGGAGCGCGTCCTGGCCGCGCTGCTGCTGGCGGCGGGCCGGGTGGTGCCGGTCGAGCGCCTGGTCGACGTGGTGTGGGACGGCGAACCGCCCGCCACCGCCACCCGGCAGGTCCGCAACGTGACCACCGCGCTGCGCCGCACCCTGCTGGACGCAGGATTCGCCGACGACGTGCTCACCGCGGAAGGGCCGGGGTTCGTGCTGCGCCCGCCTGCGTTCGACCTGCGCGAGTTCGAGGCGCATGCCGAGCGCGGCGAGTACCGCGAAGCGCTGGCGTGCTGGCGCGGCCCGGCGCTGGCCGGGGTCGCCGGCGCGGCACTCGAAGGCGAGGTGGCCCGGCTGGAGGAGCACCGGCTGTCCACTGTGGAACTCTGTCTGGCCGGGGAACTGGCCGACGGCGAGGACGTGGTGGCCGAACTGACCGCGCTGGTTCTTGAGCACCCGTTGCGCGAGGGTTTCACCGGGCTGCTGATGCGGGCCCTGCACCAGCGCGGGCGGCAGGCGGACGCGCTGCGCGTCTACCAGGCGACCCGGCGGCGGCTGGTGGACGAACTCGGCGTCGAGCCCGGGCCGCGGTTGCGCTCGCTGCACGAGCAGGTGCTGCGGGAGCCGCCGAAGGACCCCGCCGGTCCGTGTTATCTGCCCTTCGACCTGCCGGATTTCACCGGGCGGCAGCACGAGGTCGACCGCCTGGTCAGCCTGCTGCCCGAGGGCGCGCCGGTGGTGGTCGACGGCATGGCGGGCGTCGGCAAGACCGCGCTCGCCGTGCGTGCCGCACACCTGGCCGCATCGGCGTTCGGCGATGGACAGCTCTTCGTCGACCTGCACGGGTTCACGCCCGGCCGGGCGCCGCTGAGCCCGGAAACCGCGCTGGAGGCGTTGCTCGTCCAGCTGGGCGTGCCCGCGAACCGGCATCCCGATGGTCTGGACCGGCGCGCGGCGTTGTGGCGGGCACGCACGGCGGGCCGGAAACTGCTGGTACTGCTGGACAACGCGCTGAACGAGGACCAGGTGCGCCCGCTGCTGCCGGGCACCGGCACGGTCGCGGTGCTGGCCACCAGCCGCCGTCACCTCACCGCGCTGGACGGCGCGGTCCCGATCTCGGTGGACATCCTGCCGCCCAGCGCGGCATCGGCGCTGTTCACCGCGGTGTCCGGACGGCAGGACGCGGGCGTGGCGAAGCGGTGCGGGTACCTGCCGCTGGCGATCCGGATCGCCGCCGCACGATTACGACACCGTCCGCAATGGACTGTCGAGGAATTGGCCGAGCGCCTGGGCTCCGAGCACGATCGCCTGGCCGAGTTGCGCGCCGGGAGCCGTGATGTGGCCGCCGCTTTTTCTCTGTCCTATGAGGATCTTCCCTTGGTGCAGCGCCGGATGTTCCGGTTGCTCGGCGGCCATCCCGGCACCGTGCTCACCACCGGGGCGGCGGCCGCCATGGCCGGTCTGTCCGAAAGGGACGCCGGGCGACTGCTGGAAGACCTGCTGGACGCGCATCTGCTCACCCAGCACAGCCGTGGCGGATACGGCTTCCACGACCTGCTCGCCGAGCACGCACGCGGCCTCGCCGACCCGGATGAGGCAGCCGTCGCCCGCTCTCGCCTGCTCGACTACTACCGCGATGGTGGCGATGAACGGTGGTATGCGGGGGAAACGCGGAACCTGGTCGCCGTCACCGAGCACGCGCTGGCCCACGAGCGGTACGACCACGCGTGGCGGATCGCCGAGCACACCACCGCTCACCTGCAGCAACGCGGTCGGCGTGACGAGTTCCTGACCGTGGCGCGGGCGGGCAACACCGCCGCGCGACGGCTCGGCGACCCGGACGCCATCCAGTGCAGTCTCGGTTATCTCGCCGACGCGTACTGGGAGTCCGGGGAACTCGGTGCCGCGATGGCGTGCGCCGAGGAACGCCTCGACCTGGCCAGATCCGCCGTCGACCGGGCGGCCGCGTTGTCCCGGCTGGGTGCGCTGCACGGAATGTTCAGCCGGTACGACAAGGCTTTCGCCTGCTACCGGGACGCCTTACTCCTGGCCTCGGCGGACGAATCGCTGACCAGCTTGATCCTGGCGAACGTCAGCCACAACGAGGTCATGCTCGGCCGGCTGGACGACGCGCTGGCGTCCGCCCGCCGCGCCACCGAAATCCGTCTGCGGAACGGTGACGAGCGAGGAGCCGTCCTCAGCGCGGCGCAGGAAGCCGTGGTGCTCTCGCACCTGGGCCGGTCCGAGGAGGCGTTGTCGCTGGCCGAGCGTTCGGTGCGGGCGGCGGTCGAGCTGGCTTATCCGTTCGGCGAGGCGTGGAGCCGGATCGACTACGCCGACGTCCTTCTGGCCGCGGAACTACCCGCGCAGGCACGTGAACAGGCCGAACGGGCGTGCGGAATCCTGGCCGAACTGAACCACCCGCTCCTGCTCGCGATGGCGGCGAACAGCTTCGGCGCCGCCTGCCGCGGGACCGGCGACCCGGAGGCCGCCCTGCGGCACCACCGGCTGGCGAGGGACACCGCCCGGCGGATCGGTTACCTGGCCCAGGAATCCCGCGCCGACCACGGCATCGCCCTGCTCATGGAGTGA
- a CDS encoding DUF4440 domain-containing protein, producing the protein MRKWVLATAAVGVVAAVPAVSTASATDEQAANQACQREFDRAVWEDMDSFNKRDEARYRAIIHRDMVTVGRKGQLFIGYEANVQPVLEAFKLPYEWSMPWTVTHTVVNGCKSGFAILDAYYRVPSQNVDRHYTVSLTLVKERGKWQVIKDTVTDVLP; encoded by the coding sequence ATGCGCAAATGGGTACTGGCCACCGCGGCCGTGGGGGTGGTCGCGGCGGTACCGGCGGTGAGCACGGCCTCGGCCACCGACGAGCAGGCCGCGAACCAGGCATGCCAGCGAGAATTCGACCGGGCCGTGTGGGAGGACATGGACAGCTTCAACAAGCGGGACGAGGCCCGCTACCGGGCGATCATCCACCGCGACATGGTCACCGTCGGCCGCAAGGGACAGTTGTTCATCGGCTACGAAGCGAACGTCCAGCCGGTGCTCGAGGCGTTCAAGCTGCCGTACGAGTGGAGCATGCCGTGGACGGTGACGCACACCGTGGTCAACGGCTGCAAGTCCGGGTTCGCCATCCTCGACGCGTACTACCGGGTGCCGTCGCAGAACGTGGACCGGCACTACACGGTCAGCCTCACGCTGGTGAAGGAACGCGGGAAGTGGCAGGTCATCAAGGACACCGTGACCGACGTGCTGCCGTGA
- a CDS encoding TetR/AcrR family transcriptional regulator translates to MTGTTAESGTGATVRDRVLRAATTLFAQKGFEGTSVREIVLAAGVTKGGLYHYFDSKDDLLHEIYTRMLRVQTQRMETIAASDLPLPQRIHAIVVDVVATSIAHLDEAVVFFQSMHLLPEQKVAQVRAERRQYHERVRELVEDGQRAGLFRTDVPADIVVQYHFGAIHRLGQWYHHDGPLSGEQVGHHFANLMLASLLGDFSL, encoded by the coding sequence ATGACCGGCACGACCGCCGAATCGGGCACCGGAGCCACGGTGCGCGACCGGGTGCTGCGCGCCGCCACCACCCTGTTCGCGCAGAAGGGGTTCGAAGGCACCTCGGTCCGCGAGATCGTTCTCGCGGCCGGGGTGACCAAGGGCGGGCTGTACCACTACTTCGACTCGAAGGACGACCTGCTCCACGAGATCTACACGCGGATGCTGCGGGTGCAGACGCAGCGGATGGAGACCATCGCCGCGTCCGACCTCCCCCTCCCGCAGCGCATCCACGCGATCGTGGTGGACGTCGTCGCCACCAGCATCGCCCACCTGGACGAGGCGGTGGTCTTCTTCCAGTCGATGCACCTGCTCCCCGAGCAGAAGGTGGCGCAGGTGCGCGCGGAACGCAGGCAGTACCACGAACGGGTCCGCGAGCTGGTCGAGGACGGCCAGCGCGCGGGCCTGTTCCGCACCGACGTGCCCGCCGACATCGTGGTGCAGTACCACTTCGGCGCGATCCACCGGCTGGGCCAGTGGTACCACCACGACGGGCCGCTGAGCGGCGAGCAGGTCGGCCACCACTTCGCCAACCTGATGCTGGCCAGCCTGCTCGGCGACTTCAGTCTCTGA
- a CDS encoding ABC transporter substrate-binding protein — protein MKRTTLVAAALAAALTLASCSGAGEQQTGDAGDSGTSPGVTDTSVLVGTHQPLTGPAAPGYSRISVGARAMFDYINENGGVNGRKIEYRVEDDGYNPTRTVEVVKKLVLQDQVFALLGGLGTPTHSKVIEFLNTEKVPDLLVSSGALMWDDPQKSPMTFGYQVDYTREGKIQGDWIKKNLAGKKVGLMFQNDDVGRDSQKGLDQFIADQIVSRQGYDPANTDVLPQISALRDAGAEVIVCSCVPAYTALSILTSAKISYRAQFVVSSIGADPATLTGLLQEFGKRGGTEVSAPQLLNGLVGTGYLPDVSRADDPWIKLLREVHQKYIPNEQLTNTVVFGMVQAFTFAQALKAAGRDLTRQKLVDAMSSGALEGPGLTPFGYTQQSHSGYTGAYVFKINPDTTTTEIQAPVVTDRENGPITPGTLQRKTPQEINLFGGTS, from the coding sequence ATGAAGAGAACGACCCTTGTCGCGGCGGCACTGGCCGCGGCACTGACCCTGGCGTCCTGCAGCGGGGCCGGTGAGCAGCAGACCGGCGACGCCGGCGACTCGGGCACCTCGCCCGGCGTCACCGACACCAGCGTGCTGGTCGGCACGCACCAGCCGCTGACCGGCCCGGCCGCGCCCGGGTACAGCCGGATCTCGGTCGGTGCCAGGGCGATGTTCGACTACATCAACGAGAACGGCGGCGTCAACGGGCGCAAGATCGAGTACCGCGTCGAGGACGACGGCTACAACCCCACCCGCACGGTCGAGGTGGTCAAGAAGCTCGTCCTGCAGGACCAGGTGTTCGCGCTGCTCGGCGGCCTCGGCACGCCCACGCACTCGAAGGTGATCGAGTTCCTCAACACCGAGAAGGTGCCCGACCTGCTGGTCTCCTCCGGCGCGCTGATGTGGGACGACCCGCAGAAGAGCCCGATGACCTTCGGCTACCAGGTGGACTACACCCGCGAGGGCAAGATCCAGGGTGACTGGATCAAGAAGAACCTGGCGGGCAAGAAGGTCGGCCTGATGTTCCAGAACGACGACGTGGGCCGTGACTCGCAGAAGGGTCTCGACCAGTTCATCGCCGACCAGATCGTGTCGCGGCAGGGCTACGACCCCGCCAACACCGACGTGCTGCCGCAGATCTCCGCGCTGCGTGACGCCGGCGCCGAGGTCATCGTCTGCTCCTGCGTGCCCGCCTACACCGCGCTGTCCATCCTGACCTCGGCGAAGATCAGCTACCGGGCGCAGTTCGTGGTCAGCAGCATCGGCGCGGACCCGGCCACGCTGACCGGCCTGCTGCAGGAGTTCGGCAAGCGCGGCGGCACCGAGGTCTCCGCCCCGCAGCTGCTCAACGGCCTGGTCGGCACCGGCTACCTGCCCGACGTCAGCCGCGCCGACGACCCGTGGATCAAGCTGCTGCGCGAGGTGCACCAGAAGTACATCCCGAACGAGCAGCTGACCAACACCGTGGTCTTCGGCATGGTGCAGGCGTTCACCTTCGCCCAGGCGCTCAAGGCGGCAGGCCGGGACCTCACCAGGCAGAAGCTCGTCGACGCGATGAGCTCCGGCGCGCTGGAAGGCCCCGGCCTCACCCCCTTCGGCTACACGCAGCAGTCGCACTCCGGCTACACCGGTGCCTACGTGTTCAAGATCAATCCGGACACCACCACCACGGAGATCCAGGCGCCGGTGGTGACCGACCGGGAGAACGGGCCGATCACCCCGGGCACCCTGCAGCGCAAAACCCCGCAGGAGATCAACCTGTTCGGCGGTACCAGCTAA
- a CDS encoding branched-chain amino acid ABC transporter permease, producing MPEKSTALRDRLRPGTPAPVRTSAGLPPLVRHLLLALAALAVIVALSFVVDPFTNVRLATVGYYLIAVAGLTLLTGFNGQVSLGHGAFMFIGAYTVALLVLYVPGLPFWADLLLAAAASGVAGTLAGAAAARLHGPYLAGATLALAVGLPAVTQRFPEVLGGSNGLGFTVNSRPASLAGTVSTPQWQAWVVWTTVLLALVVLANLTRSRFGRMLRAVRDDEVSAELSGIHIGRTKIFAFVISAVCGGLAGGLQAFLLGTAAPGSFSPVLSLSLLAAMVLGGIGSMWGALWGALALVYFQAWSEDLTHALDLGTDIANNLPLAVYGVVLIVVVLAFPQGIQGGVRALWTRLSRLSRLSRSRSTEEGHR from the coding sequence ATGCCCGAGAAATCCACCGCCCTGCGCGACCGGCTCCGGCCGGGCACCCCGGCCCCGGTGCGCACCTCGGCCGGCCTGCCGCCGCTGGTGCGGCACCTGCTGCTCGCGCTGGCCGCGCTCGCCGTGATCGTCGCGCTGAGCTTCGTGGTCGACCCGTTCACCAACGTCCGGCTGGCCACCGTCGGCTACTACCTGATCGCGGTGGCCGGGCTGACCCTGCTCACCGGCTTCAACGGGCAGGTCTCGCTCGGGCACGGCGCGTTCATGTTCATCGGCGCCTACACCGTGGCGCTGCTGGTGCTCTACGTGCCGGGCCTGCCGTTCTGGGCCGACCTGCTGCTCGCCGCGGCGGCCAGCGGGGTCGCGGGCACGCTCGCCGGGGCCGCCGCCGCCCGGCTGCACGGGCCCTACCTCGCCGGGGCCACGCTCGCGCTGGCGGTCGGCCTGCCCGCGGTGACCCAGCGCTTCCCCGAGGTGCTCGGCGGCAGCAACGGCCTGGGGTTCACCGTGAACAGCAGGCCCGCTTCGCTGGCGGGCACCGTGTCCACCCCGCAGTGGCAGGCGTGGGTGGTGTGGACCACCGTGCTGCTGGCACTGGTGGTGCTGGCCAACCTGACCCGCTCGCGGTTCGGCCGCATGCTGCGCGCGGTGCGCGACGACGAGGTCTCCGCCGAACTCTCCGGAATCCACATCGGACGGACGAAGATCTTCGCCTTCGTGATCAGCGCGGTCTGCGGTGGGCTGGCCGGTGGCCTGCAGGCGTTCCTGCTCGGCACCGCCGCGCCCGGCTCGTTCAGCCCGGTGCTGTCGCTGAGCCTGCTCGCGGCGATGGTGCTCGGCGGGATCGGGAGCATGTGGGGCGCGCTCTGGGGCGCGCTCGCCCTCGTCTACTTCCAGGCGTGGTCGGAGGATCTGACCCACGCGCTCGACCTCGGCACCGACATCGCCAACAACCTGCCGCTCGCGGTGTACGGCGTGGTGCTCATCGTTGTGGTTCTCGCTTTCCCCCAAGGGATCCAGGGTGGTGTCCGAGCACTGTGGACGCGTCTGTCTCGTCTGTCTCGCCTGTCCCGTTCCCGAAGCACGGAAGAAGGTCACCGATGA
- a CDS encoding branched-chain amino acid ABC transporter permease, with amino-acid sequence MNGFLALTVNGVATGAVYAALGLSLVIIYRATRVINFAQPALALISTYLAYSVNKATGSYWLAFAVALAAGAVLGALTERLLIRPLRNRTELSPVIVTLGLLMVLQAVSGMIWTNEPQSFPYAFDFRGLFSASNLFTVVAVLVTAAGILVLFRFTSLGLRLRAAAFKPEVARMLGVRVGLMLTVGWALAATVGALAGLLATPPFLFPTVLDGVFVYALTAAVIGGLDNPAGTVLGGFAVGIGLSYVSGYLGPELVTVAALAILVLVLALRPNGLFGQAVARRV; translated from the coding sequence ATGAACGGTTTCCTGGCCCTGACCGTGAACGGCGTCGCCACCGGCGCCGTCTACGCCGCGCTGGGGCTGTCGCTGGTGATCATCTACCGGGCCACCCGGGTGATCAACTTCGCGCAGCCCGCGCTGGCGCTGATCTCCACCTACCTCGCCTACTCGGTGAACAAGGCCACCGGTAGCTACTGGCTGGCCTTCGCCGTGGCACTGGCGGCGGGCGCGGTGCTGGGCGCGCTGACCGAGCGGCTGCTGATCCGCCCGCTGCGCAACCGCACCGAACTGAGCCCGGTGATCGTCACCCTCGGCCTGCTCATGGTGCTGCAGGCGGTTTCCGGGATGATCTGGACCAACGAGCCGCAGTCGTTCCCGTACGCCTTCGACTTCCGCGGCCTGTTCTCCGCCTCGAACCTGTTCACCGTGGTGGCGGTCCTCGTCACCGCGGCGGGCATCCTGGTGCTGTTCCGGTTCACCTCGCTGGGCCTGCGGTTGCGGGCGGCGGCGTTCAAACCGGAGGTGGCCAGGATGCTCGGCGTCCGGGTCGGGCTGATGCTCACCGTCGGCTGGGCGCTCGCCGCCACCGTCGGCGCGCTGGCCGGACTGCTCGCCACGCCACCGTTCCTGTTCCCCACCGTGCTCGACGGGGTGTTCGTCTACGCGCTGACCGCGGCGGTGATCGGCGGGCTGGACAACCCGGCGGGCACCGTGCTCGGCGGCTTCGCCGTCGGGATCGGACTGTCCTATGTGTCCGGATACTTGGGACCGGAGCTGGTGACCGTCGCCGCGCTGGCGATCCTGGTGCTGGTACTGGCCCTCCGCCCGAACGGCCTGTTCGGCCAAGCCGTCGCCAGGAGGGTCTGA